A genomic region of Pseudomonas sp. RSB 5.4 contains the following coding sequences:
- a CDS encoding cbb3-type cytochrome c oxidase subunit 3: protein MIIEMSAGLIRGLGTVVVFVAFVGLTIWVFNRKRTPEFAEARLLPFADEPQPDTQPVSEPRSTRP, encoded by the coding sequence ATGATCATTGAAATGAGTGCAGGGCTGATTCGCGGCCTCGGCACCGTCGTGGTGTTCGTCGCCTTCGTCGGCCTGACGATCTGGGTGTTCAACCGCAAGCGCACCCCGGAGTTTGCCGAAGCGCGCCTGCTGCCGTTCGCCGACGAGCCGCAACCCGACACCCAACCAGTATCTGAACCAAGGAGTACCCGGCCATGA
- the ccoO gene encoding cytochrome-c oxidase, cbb3-type subunit II, with product MKHETIEKNVGLLMLLMVFAVSIGGLTQIVPLFFQDVTNKPVEGMKPYTALQLEGRDIYIREGCVGCHSQMIRPFRAETERYGHYSVAGESVWDHPFLWGSKRTGPDLARVGARYSDDWHRAHLYNPRNVVPESKMPAYPWLVTQAVDSSHTETKLKTMRTLGVPYTDDDISGAVASLKGKTEMDALVSYLQVLGTAIKSKR from the coding sequence ATGAAACACGAAACGATTGAAAAGAACGTCGGCCTGCTGATGCTGCTGATGGTGTTCGCCGTGAGCATCGGCGGCCTGACCCAGATCGTCCCGCTGTTCTTCCAGGACGTCACCAACAAACCGGTGGAAGGCATGAAGCCCTACACCGCGCTGCAACTGGAAGGCCGCGACATCTATATCCGCGAAGGCTGCGTCGGTTGCCACTCGCAGATGATCCGCCCGTTCCGCGCTGAAACCGAACGCTACGGGCACTACTCGGTGGCCGGTGAGAGCGTGTGGGATCACCCGTTCCTCTGGGGCTCGAAACGTACCGGGCCGGATCTGGCCCGGGTCGGCGCGCGTTACTCGGATGACTGGCACCGCGCGCACTTGTACAACCCGCGCAACGTCGTGCCCGAGTCGAAAATGCCGGCCTACCCGTGGCTGGTGACGCAAGCGGTCGACAGCAGCCACACCGAAACCAAGCTCAAGACCATGCGCACCCTCGGCGTGCCGTACACCGACGACGACATCAGCGGCGCGGTCGCCAGCCTCAAGGGCAAGACCGAAATGGACGCCCTCGTCTCCTACCTGCAAGTGCTCGGCACTGCGATCAAGAGCAAGAGGTGA
- the ccoN gene encoding cytochrome-c oxidase, cbb3-type subunit I gives MNTSISTAYNYKVVRQFAIMTVVWGIVGMGLGVFLAAQLVWPELNFNLPWTSFGRLRPLHTNAVIFAFGGCALFASSFYSVQRTCQTQLFAPKIAAFCFWGWQLVILLAAISLPLGYTSSKEYAELEWPIDILITIVWVAYAIVFFGTIMQRKTKHIYVGNWFFGAFIITVAILHIVNNLELPVSLTKSYSVYAGATDAMVQWWYGHNAVGFFLTAGFLGMMYYFVPKQAERPVYSYRLSIVHFWALITLYIWAGPHHLHYTALPDWAQSLGMVMSLILLAPSWGGMINGMMTLSGAWHKLRSDPILRFLVVSLAFYGMSTFEGPMMAIKTVNALSHYTDWTIGHVHAGALGWVAMISIGALYHMIPKVFGKEQMHSIGLINAHFWLATIGTVLYIASMWVNGIAQGLMWRAVNEDGTLTYSFVETLVASHPGFIVRLVGGAIFLSGMLLMAYNTWRTVRASQPADVVAAAQMA, from the coding sequence ATGAACACTTCTATCAGTACCGCCTACAACTACAAGGTGGTCCGCCAATTCGCCATTATGACGGTGGTGTGGGGCATCGTCGGTATGGGGCTCGGGGTTTTTCTCGCGGCCCAATTGGTCTGGCCCGAACTCAACTTCAATTTGCCCTGGACCAGTTTCGGCCGTCTGCGCCCGCTGCACACCAACGCGGTGATCTTCGCCTTCGGTGGCTGTGCGCTGTTCGCCAGTTCGTTCTACTCGGTACAACGCACCTGCCAGACGCAATTGTTCGCGCCGAAAATCGCCGCATTCTGCTTCTGGGGCTGGCAGTTGGTCATTCTGCTAGCGGCGATCAGCCTGCCACTGGGTTACACCAGTTCCAAGGAATACGCAGAGCTGGAATGGCCGATCGACATCCTGATCACCATCGTCTGGGTCGCCTACGCCATCGTGTTCTTCGGCACGATCATGCAGCGCAAGACCAAGCACATCTACGTCGGCAACTGGTTCTTCGGCGCGTTCATCATCACCGTGGCGATCCTGCACATCGTCAACAACCTTGAGTTGCCGGTGAGCCTGACCAAGTCCTACTCGGTGTACGCCGGTGCGACCGACGCGATGGTGCAATGGTGGTACGGCCACAACGCCGTAGGCTTTTTCCTCACCGCCGGTTTCCTCGGGATGATGTATTACTTCGTGCCGAAACAGGCCGAACGTCCGGTGTATTCGTATCGCCTGTCGATCGTGCACTTCTGGGCGCTGATCACCCTCTACATCTGGGCCGGCCCGCACCACCTGCACTACACCGCGCTGCCGGACTGGGCGCAGTCGCTGGGCATGGTGATGTCGCTGATTCTGCTGGCACCGAGCTGGGGCGGCATGATCAACGGCATGATGACCCTCTCGGGCGCGTGGCATAAGTTGCGCAGCGACCCGATCCTGCGCTTCCTTGTGGTGTCGCTGGCGTTCTACGGCATGTCGACCTTCGAAGGGCCGATGATGGCGATCAAGACCGTCAACGCCCTCTCCCACTACACCGACTGGACCATCGGCCACGTTCACGCCGGCGCGCTCGGCTGGGTGGCGATGATCTCGATCGGCGCGCTGTACCACATGATCCCGAAAGTCTTCGGCAAAGAGCAGATGCACAGCATCGGCCTGATCAACGCGCACTTCTGGCTCGCGACCATCGGCACCGTGCTGTACATCGCCTCGATGTGGGTCAACGGCATCGCCCAGGGCCTGATGTGGCGCGCAGTCAACGAGGACGGCACGCTGACTTACTCCTTCGTCGAAACCCTGGTGGCCAGCCACCCTGGCTTCATCGTGCGTCTGGTGGGTGGGGCGATCTTCCTCAGCGGCATGTTGCTGATGGCTTACAACACCTGGCGCACCGTGCGGGCCTCGCAGCCTGCTGACGTCGTTGCTGCCGCGCAGATGGCCTGA
- a CDS encoding alpha/beta family hydrolase — MDKQHKASIDGDQWAQCVRDHGWLWDAASGEASATLILAHGAGAPMDSEWMTDMAGRLAALGVNVLRFEFPYMAQRRVDGSKRPPNPAPKLLECWREVFAEVRRHVAGALAIGGKSMGGRMASLLADELGVDALVCLGYPFYAVGKPEKPRVEHLASLRTRTLIVQGERDALGNRDAVEAYDLSPSIEVFWLASGDHDLKPLKVSGFTHSDHLASAAQKVASFLR, encoded by the coding sequence ATGGACAAACAGCACAAGGCCAGTATTGACGGGGATCAATGGGCGCAGTGCGTGCGGGATCATGGGTGGTTGTGGGACGCTGCGTCGGGTGAGGCTTCGGCGACGTTGATCCTGGCGCATGGGGCGGGGGCGCCGATGGACAGTGAGTGGATGACGGATATGGCTGGGCGCCTTGCTGCATTGGGCGTGAACGTGTTGCGGTTTGAGTTTCCTTATATGGCGCAGCGGCGGGTGGATGGCAGTAAACGGCCGCCTAATCCGGCGCCGAAACTGCTTGAGTGCTGGCGCGAAGTGTTCGCTGAAGTGCGACGTCATGTCGCTGGGGCTTTGGCCATCGGTGGTAAGTCCATGGGCGGGCGGATGGCCAGTCTTTTGGCTGATGAGTTGGGTGTTGATGCGCTTGTCTGTCTCGGATATCCGTTTTATGCGGTTGGGAAACCTGAGAAGCCGCGGGTTGAGCATTTGGCTTCTTTGCGGACTCGGACTTTGATTGTGCAGGGGGAGCGGGATGCGCTTGGCAATCGGGACGCAGTCGAGGCTTATGATCTATCGCCGAGTATTGAGGTGTTTTGGTTGGCCTCTGGGGATCATGATTTGAAGCCGTTGAAGGTTTCCGGGTTTACGCATTCGGATCATTTGGCCAGTGCTGCGCAGAAGGTTGCTTCGTTTCTTCGATGA